The following are encoded in a window of Longimicrobium sp. genomic DNA:
- a CDS encoding GatB/YqeY domain-containing protein: MPETPLKEQLRTDLNQARRDRDKLRTTVLSTFLSEIRNKEIDLGREAADDDVRGLLTTAIKRRREAAEQFRAGSRAELAEKEDQEAAQLQAYLPPALGDDEVRAMIREAMDAGATDLGGIMKAVSPRVKGRFEGKELNRLAREALA; the protein is encoded by the coding sequence ATGCCGGAGACGCCGCTCAAGGAACAGCTCCGTACCGACCTCAACCAGGCGCGCCGCGACCGCGACAAGCTGCGCACCACGGTGCTGTCCACCTTCCTCTCCGAGATTCGCAACAAGGAGATCGACCTGGGCCGGGAGGCGGCGGACGACGACGTGCGCGGCCTGCTGACCACCGCCATCAAGCGCCGCCGCGAAGCCGCCGAGCAGTTCCGCGCCGGCAGCCGCGCCGAGCTGGCGGAAAAGGAAGATCAGGAAGCCGCGCAGCTGCAGGCGTACCTGCCCCCCGCGCTGGGCGACGACGAGGTGCGCGCGATGATCCGCGAGGCGATGGACGCCGGCGCCACGGATCTGGGCGGCATCATGAAGGCCGTCAGCCCGCGGGTGAAGGGGCGGTTCGAAGGCAAGGAGCTCAACCGCTTGGCCCGCGAGGCGCTGGCCTGA